A single window of Bos javanicus breed banteng chromosome 19, ARS-OSU_banteng_1.0, whole genome shotgun sequence DNA harbors:
- the LOC133232423 gene encoding keratin, type I cytoskeletal 17, producing MTTTIRHFSSGSIKGSSGLAGGSSRSCRVSGSLGGGSCRLGSAGGLGSGLGGSSYSSCYSFGSGGGYGSGGYVSGGYGGGFGGGFGGVDGLLVGGEKATMQNLNDRLASYLDKVRALEEANTELELKIRDWYQKQAPGPAPDYSSYFKTIEDLRNKIHTATVDNANLLLQIDNARLAADDFRTKFETEQALRVSVEADINGLRRVLDELTLARADLEMQIENLKEELAYLRKNHEEEMKALRGQVGGEINVEMDAAPGVDLSRILNEMRDQYEKMAEKNRKDAEDWFFSKTEELNREVATNSELVQSGKSEISELRRTLQALEIELQSQLSMKASLEGSLAETENRYCMQLSQIQGLIGSVEEQLAQLRCEMEQQNQEYKILLDVKTRLEQEIATYRRLLEGEDAHLTQYKTKEPVTTRQVRTIVEEVQDGRVISSREQVHQTSH from the exons ATGACCACCACCATCCGCCACTTCTCCTCCGGCTCCATCAAGGGCTCCTCCGGCCTGGCGGGCGGCTCATCCCGCTCCTGCCGCGTGTCTGGCAGCCTGGGTGGTGGCTCCTGCAGGCTAGGGTCTGCCGGTGGCCTAGGCAGTGGCCTTGGAGGCAGCAGCTACTCTAGCTGCTACAGCTTTGGCTCTGGCGGTGGCTATGGCAGTGGTGGCTATGTCAGCGGTGGCTATGGAGGTGGCTTTGGAGGTGGCTTTGGAGGTGTTGACGGGCTGCTGGTGGGAGGCGAGAAAGCCACCATGCAGAACCTCAATGACCGCCTGGCCTCCTACCTGGACAAGGTGCGCGCCCTGGAGGAGGCCAACACGGAGCTGGAGCTGAAGATCCGTGATTGGTACCAGAAGCAGGCCCCGGGGCCAGCTCCTGACTACAGCTCCTACTTCAAGACCATCGAGGACCTGCGGAACAAG ATCCACACGGCCACCGTGGACAATGCCAACCTCCTGCTTCAGATCGACAATGCCCGCCTGGCTGCTGATGACTTCCGCACCAA GTTTGAGACAGAGCAGGCCCTGCGTGTGAGCGTGGAGGCCGACATCAATGGCCTGCGCAGGGTGCTGGACGAGCTGACCCTGGCCAGAGCCGACCTGGAGATGCAGATCGAGAACCTCAAGGAGGAGCTGGCCTACCTCCGCAAGAATCACGAGGAG GAGATGAAAGCCCTGCGAGGCCAGGTGGGCGGCGAGATCAACGTGGAGATGGACGCCGCCCCCGGCGTGGACCTGAGCCGCATCCTGAACGAGATGCGCGACCAGTATGAGAAGATGGCGGAGAAGAACCGCAAGGATGCCGAGGACTGGTTCTTTAGCAAG ACGGAGGAACTGAACCGCGAGGTGGCCACCAACAGCGAGCTGGTGCAGAGCGGCAAGAGCGAGATCTCGGAGCTCCGGCGCACCTTGCAGGCCCTGGAGATCGAACTGCAGTCCCAGCTCAGCATG AAAGCATCCCTGGAGGGTAGCCTGGCTGAGACAGAGAACCGCTACTGCATGCAGCTGTCCCAGATCCAGGGGCTGATTGGCAGTGTGGAGGAGCAGCTGGCCCAGCTGCGCTGCGAGATGGAGCAGCAGAACCAGGAGTACAAGATCCTGCTGGACGTGAAGACCCGGCTGGAGCAGGAGATCGCCACCTACCGCCGCCTGCTGGAGGGCGAGGATGCCCA cctgACCCAGTACAAGACCAAAGAAC CCGTGACCACCCGCCAGGTGCGCACCATTGTGGAGGAGGTGCAGGATGGCAGGGTCATCTCCAGCCGCGAGCAGGTCCACCAGACCAGCCACTGA